A window of the Nibribacter ruber genome harbors these coding sequences:
- a CDS encoding VOC family protein, translating into MKLEHFALNVEDPVAMAAWYAGHLGMRIMRQMPQAPFTTFLADDSGRIMVEIYLNPTDQVPAYRTMNPLLVHLAFVSENPTEDQDRLCAAGATLHAVQYLEDGSHLVMLRDPWGLALQLCKRGQPMLASKEW; encoded by the coding sequence ATGAAATTAGAACATTTTGCCTTAAACGTAGAAGACCCGGTGGCCATGGCTGCCTGGTACGCAGGGCACCTGGGCATGCGTATCATGCGGCAAATGCCCCAGGCTCCGTTTACTACTTTTCTGGCAGATGACAGCGGCCGCATCATGGTAGAGATCTACCTGAACCCCACCGACCAGGTGCCTGCTTATAGAACCATGAATCCCTTGCTGGTGCATCTGGCTTTTGTGTCAGAAAATCCTACAGAGGACCAGGACCGGTTGTGCGCTGCCGGGGCCACTCTGCACGCGGTGCAGTACCTGGAGGACGGCTCTCATTTGGTTATGCTTAGAGACCCGTGGGGACTGGCCCTGCAGCTATGCAAGAGAGGCCAACCCATGCTGGCAAGTAAGGAGTGGTAG
- a CDS encoding alpha/beta hydrolase: MKNSFLGLCLLFTATTAQAQMTSGLTGKVDTTFSNASAYRQAVKKYPTIELVQEAKLPTVKEKRNIPYCKLGSRVLALDAFYPKKNSIAKLPAILIIHGGGWRSGNRQQHIPLAQRLAGLGYATFTVEYRLSTEALYPAAVHDLKAAVRFIKAHAKKFNLDTTKVTALGFSAGGELAAFMGVTNQNPAFEGESCQGKTGSQVQAVIDLDGTLSFVHPESGEGNDSKNISAATYWFGYPKKENLALWQEASPLTHVGKHTPPFLFINSSVDRMHAGRDDFRKVLYQHSIYSEVHSFPDSPHTFPLFNPWFEPTVQFIDDFLKKVFAEE, translated from the coding sequence ATGAAAAACTCCTTCCTTGGACTTTGCTTGCTGTTTACGGCTACCACGGCGCAGGCGCAGATGACATCGGGGCTTACCGGCAAAGTAGACACTACCTTCTCCAACGCCAGCGCCTACCGGCAAGCTGTCAAGAAATACCCTACCATTGAGCTGGTCCAAGAGGCTAAGCTTCCAACAGTCAAAGAAAAGCGGAACATTCCCTACTGTAAGCTAGGCTCCCGAGTTTTGGCCCTGGATGCTTTTTACCCGAAGAAAAATTCCATTGCAAAATTGCCGGCCATTCTCATCATACATGGCGGCGGGTGGCGAAGCGGCAACCGACAACAACATATCCCATTGGCACAGCGGCTGGCAGGATTGGGGTACGCCACCTTCACCGTTGAGTACCGCCTTTCTACCGAGGCCCTGTATCCGGCCGCGGTACATGACCTGAAAGCGGCGGTTAGGTTCATAAAAGCCCATGCTAAGAAATTCAACCTGGACACGACCAAAGTGACGGCGCTGGGATTTTCAGCGGGCGGAGAATTGGCGGCGTTCATGGGCGTCACCAATCAAAACCCGGCGTTTGAGGGAGAAAGCTGCCAGGGCAAAACCGGTAGTCAGGTGCAGGCAGTAATAGACCTGGACGGGACGCTTTCTTTTGTGCACCCAGAATCTGGGGAAGGCAATGACAGCAAAAACATATCGGCGGCCACGTATTGGTTTGGCTATCCTAAAAAGGAAAACCTGGCGCTTTGGCAGGAAGCCTCCCCCCTCACCCACGTGGGCAAGCATACGCCCCCCTTTCTGTTCATCAACAGCTCCGTTGACAGAATGCACGCCGGTAGAGATGATTTCAGGAAGGTGTTGTACCAACATTCCATCTACTCAGAAGTGCACTCCTTCCCCGATTCGCCGCATACTTTTCCCTTGTTCAATCCGTGGTTTGAGCCAACCGTCCAGTTCATAGATGACTTTTTGAAGAAGGTTTTCGCGGAGGAGTAA
- a CDS encoding rhamnogalacturonan acetylesterase translates to MPLLFVLLVGTVAFTPVKKKIVRIYLIGDSTMADYSDYDGEDYLNKRYPIMGWGQVFQPFMRKDSLAQLKHLFKADSVQVLDKARGGRSTRTFFEEGRWAKVTKELKKGDVVMIQFGHNDAAENKPERYVNIQGYKEYLRLYVNQAREKGALPILLTPVTRNYPWKDGKIGNVHGKYPQAVKDVAKELNVLVIDLQQLSIDSFSAKGQDYVTNNYFMNFPAGQYKNYPEGQNDNTHFLPAGAQEVARLVFQGMKTLPKQQ, encoded by the coding sequence ATGCCTTTGTTATTCGTGCTTTTGGTGGGCACCGTAGCCTTTACGCCCGTTAAAAAGAAAATTGTGCGCATTTACTTGATTGGTGATTCTACCATGGCGGATTACTCTGACTATGACGGCGAAGACTACCTGAACAAGCGCTATCCTATCATGGGTTGGGGACAGGTGTTTCAGCCGTTCATGCGCAAGGATAGTTTGGCTCAGCTCAAGCATTTGTTCAAGGCAGACAGCGTGCAGGTGCTAGACAAAGCACGAGGAGGAAGGAGCACCCGCACCTTTTTTGAGGAAGGCCGCTGGGCCAAGGTAACCAAGGAATTGAAGAAAGGCGATGTGGTGATGATCCAGTTCGGGCACAATGATGCGGCGGAAAACAAGCCCGAGCGCTACGTGAACATTCAAGGGTACAAGGAATACCTGCGTCTGTATGTGAACCAGGCCCGGGAGAAAGGCGCTTTGCCAATCCTCCTGACGCCCGTAACCAGAAACTACCCTTGGAAGGACGGCAAGATAGGCAACGTGCACGGCAAGTACCCGCAGGCTGTAAAAGACGTGGCCAAAGAACTGAACGTACTTGTAATTGACCTGCAACAGTTGTCCATAGATTCATTTTCAGCCAAAGGGCAAGACTATGTAACTAATAATTACTTCATGAACTTTCCGGCTGGTCAATACAAGAACTACCCCGAAGGCCAGAATGACAACACCCACTTTTTGCCGGCCGGTGCCCAGGAGGTGGCCAGGCTGGTTTTTCAGGGAATGAAGACCTTGCCAAAGCAACAGTAG
- a CDS encoding glycoside hydrolase family 28 protein, whose product MKNSLKSNLLLAMTVAGVFQFSCQRQSASMATSAGAATQTTATSGYGQGITSVDQMYENLEFNMPRVKETKFPEYSVSITKYGAVGDGITKNTKAFEQAINDVAAKGGGTVVIPRGLWMTGPIVLQSNINLHAEAGSMVIFSRDFNDYPLVETSFEGLNTYRTQSPISGRNLTNIAITGTGTFDGNGDAWRPVKKSKMTGAQWKELNKTGVLNAKGDMWYPSENALKGDTQGSNFNVPDLKTRAEFEAIKDYLRPVMLSLVNCKTVLLDGPTFQNSPAWNLHPLMCQDIIIRNLNVRNPWYSQNGDGLDLESCKNALVYNNTFDVGDDAICFKSGKDKDGRERGIPTENVVVKNNVVYHGHGGFVVGSEMSSGVRNIHVSNCTFMGTDIGLRFKSTRGRGGVVENIWISNIDMINIPTQAISFNLFYGGNSPVLEEDQRASDETRVEKLVPVTEETPSFKNIWMRNITVSGAAEAVALQGLPEMNLQNVNIENSFLKATRGISAVDATGITLKNVKVITEKGPALTIYNSKNVKVEGLTYNETKDPVVKVLGSLTQNVQLNGKDFTNAAAQISKGKDLGKTAVTVQ is encoded by the coding sequence ATGAAGAATTCGCTTAAATCTAATCTGCTGTTGGCAATGACGGTGGCGGGAGTATTCCAGTTTTCTTGTCAGCGGCAGTCTGCTTCTATGGCCACTTCGGCGGGCGCGGCCACGCAGACAACTGCCACCTCTGGCTACGGGCAAGGCATCACGTCTGTAGACCAGATGTATGAGAACCTGGAGTTCAACATGCCACGCGTGAAGGAAACCAAATTCCCGGAGTATAGCGTGAGCATCACCAAATACGGCGCAGTTGGAGACGGCATTACCAAAAACACCAAGGCCTTTGAGCAGGCCATCAATGACGTGGCGGCCAAAGGCGGCGGTACCGTGGTGATTCCGCGTGGGTTGTGGATGACGGGTCCCATTGTGCTCCAGAGCAACATCAACCTGCACGCCGAGGCCGGTTCCATGGTCATCTTCAGCCGTGATTTCAACGATTATCCCTTGGTAGAGACCAGTTTTGAAGGCCTGAACACCTATCGTACTCAGTCGCCTATCTCGGGCAGAAACCTGACCAACATTGCCATTACCGGCACCGGCACCTTTGACGGAAACGGTGATGCCTGGCGCCCTGTCAAGAAAAGCAAAATGACCGGCGCCCAATGGAAAGAACTCAACAAAACCGGCGTGCTCAACGCCAAAGGCGACATGTGGTACCCTTCAGAAAATGCTTTGAAAGGGGATACCCAGGGCAGCAACTTCAACGTGCCTGATCTGAAAACCCGTGCTGAGTTTGAGGCCATCAAAGACTACCTGCGTCCGGTGATGCTGAGCCTGGTGAATTGCAAGACCGTGTTATTGGACGGACCTACGTTCCAGAACTCACCGGCCTGGAACCTGCATCCGCTTATGTGCCAGGACATCATCATCCGTAACCTGAACGTGCGCAACCCCTGGTACTCCCAGAACGGCGACGGCCTGGATTTAGAATCCTGCAAAAACGCGCTGGTGTACAACAACACCTTTGACGTAGGAGATGACGCCATCTGCTTTAAATCTGGTAAAGACAAGGATGGCCGCGAAAGAGGCATACCTACTGAGAATGTGGTAGTGAAAAACAACGTAGTCTACCACGGCCACGGCGGCTTTGTGGTAGGCAGCGAGATGAGCAGCGGCGTGCGCAACATACACGTGTCTAACTGCACGTTCATGGGCACAGACATTGGCCTGCGTTTCAAGAGTACGCGTGGAAGGGGCGGCGTGGTGGAGAACATCTGGATTTCCAACATTGACATGATCAACATCCCCACGCAGGCCATCAGTTTTAACCTGTTTTACGGCGGCAACAGCCCGGTGCTGGAAGAAGACCAGCGCGCCAGTGATGAGACCCGCGTAGAGAAGCTGGTGCCCGTGACTGAGGAGACCCCGTCATTCAAGAACATCTGGATGCGCAACATCACCGTTTCTGGTGCCGCTGAGGCCGTGGCGCTGCAGGGCCTCCCTGAAATGAACCTGCAGAATGTGAACATTGAAAACTCCTTCCTGAAGGCCACGCGCGGCATCTCGGCGGTAGACGCCACGGGCATTACGCTTAAGAACGTGAAAGTGATCACCGAAAAAGGCCCTGCCCTCACCATCTACAACAGTAAAAACGTGAAAGTAGAGGGCCTCACTTACAATGAGACCAAAGACCCGGTGGTAAAAGTGCTGGGTTCCCTTACTCAGAATGTGCAGCTGAACGGCAAAGATTTTACAAACGCCGCCGCTCAAATCTCTAAAGGGAAAGACCTGGGCAAAACTGCTGTGACGGTGCAGTAA